One genomic region from Herpetosiphonaceae bacterium encodes:
- the moaA gene encoding GTP 3',8-cyclase MoaA — translation MSMFIPLSDLRSDEPQTETYIPAPEEFYRQGGPALDSFKRRINYLRISLTDRCNFRCLYCMPEHGAHFAPRDQLLTDAELVRVVGAAASVGFEKIRLTGGEPTLRRNIIEIMRGIGATPGIREISMTTNGLRLAEMAEPLREAGLTRVNISIDSLKPEKFRQMTRGGDFARVWAGIEAAERVGFQPMKLNAVVVRGLNDDEVADIARLTVDRPWQLRFIEMMPLAGVGDLAEQSVVPTREIIARLERVYGPLEFVGWFGSDPARTYRIPGAQGTLGFISSITEPFCSTCNRMRLTADGKLHLCLLRDNELDLRAALRNGASDKDLAALIRQAVWLKPWGHGLPEGVKPTLRGMSELGG, via the coding sequence ATGAGTATGTTTATTCCACTGAGCGATCTGCGCTCCGACGAGCCGCAGACCGAGACGTATATTCCAGCGCCGGAGGAGTTCTACCGACAGGGTGGCCCTGCGCTGGATTCGTTCAAGCGGCGGATCAACTACCTGCGCATCTCGCTTACCGACCGCTGCAACTTTCGCTGTCTGTACTGCATGCCGGAGCACGGCGCGCACTTCGCGCCCCGCGATCAGTTGCTCACCGACGCCGAGCTGGTGCGCGTCGTTGGGGCGGCGGCATCCGTCGGCTTCGAGAAGATTCGCCTGACCGGCGGCGAGCCGACGCTGCGCCGGAATATTATCGAGATCATGCGCGGCATTGGGGCCACGCCCGGTATTCGCGAGATCTCAATGACGACCAATGGGCTGCGGCTGGCGGAGATGGCGGAGCCGCTGCGCGAGGCCGGTCTGACTCGCGTCAATATCTCGATCGATTCGCTCAAGCCCGAAAAGTTTCGCCAGATGACGCGCGGCGGTGATTTTGCCCGTGTCTGGGCCGGCATCGAGGCGGCGGAGCGCGTCGGGTTCCAGCCGATGAAGCTGAACGCGGTGGTGGTGCGCGGCCTGAACGACGACGAGGTCGCCGATATTGCGCGGCTGACGGTCGATCGACCCTGGCAACTGCGGTTTATCGAGATGATGCCGCTGGCGGGCGTGGGCGATCTGGCCGAGCAGAGCGTGGTCCCGACGCGCGAGATCATCGCGCGGCTGGAGCGAGTATACGGCCCGCTGGAGTTCGTGGGCTGGTTCGGCAGCGATCCCGCGCGCACCTACCGCATTCCGGGGGCGCAGGGCACGCTCGGCTTTATCTCGTCGATCACCGAGCCGTTCTGCTCGACCTGCAACCGGATGCGGCTGACCGCCGACGGCAAGCTGCATCTGTGCCTGCTGCGCGACAACGAGCTTGATCTGCGCGCGGCGCTGCGTAACGGCGCGTCCGACAAGGATCTGGCGGCGCTGATCCGCCAGGCGGTCTGGCTCAAGCCCTGGGGCCACGGGCTGCCGGAGGGCGTTAAGCCAACGCTGCGCGGGATGTCGGAGCTGGGCGGCTGA
- a CDS encoding zf-HC2 domain-containing protein: MIDCTDLEPFLSDYADGIADERTRRIVERHVQLCSRCQQRVQAAHQVAQQLRRLPLLPAGMSSRVARFRRRLEQRAMHRPHRLEDYPFFVSALLASVLILGILLTFFYLGI, translated from the coding sequence ATGATAGATTGCACGGATCTCGAACCATTCTTGTCCGACTACGCCGATGGCATTGCCGACGAGCGCACGCGGCGGATCGTCGAGCGGCATGTGCAGCTCTGTAGCCGCTGCCAGCAGCGCGTGCAGGCCGCGCATCAAGTCGCGCAGCAATTGCGGCGGCTGCCGCTACTCCCCGCAGGCATGTCGAGCCGGGTCGCGCGCTTTCGGCGGCGGCTCGAACAGCGCGCCATGCACCGCCCGCACCGTCTTGAGGACTATCCGTTTTTCGTCTCGGCGCTGCTGGCGTCCGTGCTGATTCTGGGCATCCTGCTGACGTTCTTTTACCTGGGCATCTGA
- the fabF gene encoding beta-ketoacyl-ACP synthase II: MGNVPRVVITGLGAVTPLGLDVPTLWDGIKAARSGIGPITRFDAEGFDTKIAAEVRGFDPATVLDRKEARRTDRVIQLAIAATDEALRNAELQITEANGDRVGVLIGSGIGGIQTLSENMEAMRSRGPGRVSPFTVPMMIADMAGGMVSIRYGAKGPNYAPVSACATAGNAIGEAAAIIRRGDADVMIAGGTEAGIVPLAIAGFNAAKALSTRNDDPAGASRPFDKTRDGFVMGEGAGILILERLEHALERGATILAEVLSYAATADAYHITMPDEIGSGAGKAMQLALNHAGLQPGDIDYLNAHGTSTQANDRLETLAIKNVFGDAAYRLPISSSKSQLGHLLGAAGAVEGIVSILAIREGLLPATINYSTPDPDCDLDYVPNTPRPATIRRAMSNSFGFGGHNVSLIFGSYEP; this comes from the coding sequence ATGGGGAACGTACCCCGCGTGGTAATCACCGGCCTGGGCGCTGTGACGCCGCTAGGTTTAGATGTACCAACCCTGTGGGATGGCATCAAAGCGGCTCGCAGCGGGATCGGGCCGATCACGCGCTTCGATGCTGAAGGCTTCGATACCAAAATTGCCGCCGAGGTTCGCGGCTTCGACCCCGCGACGGTGCTCGACCGCAAGGAGGCGCGGCGCACCGATCGGGTGATTCAGCTTGCAATCGCCGCGACCGACGAGGCGCTGCGCAACGCGGAGCTTCAGATCACCGAGGCCAACGGCGATCGGGTGGGCGTGCTGATCGGCAGCGGCATCGGCGGCATCCAGACGTTGAGCGAGAACATGGAGGCCATGCGCTCGCGCGGCCCTGGCCGCGTCAGCCCCTTCACCGTGCCGATGATGATCGCCGATATGGCCGGCGGCATGGTTTCGATCCGCTACGGCGCGAAAGGACCCAACTACGCGCCCGTCTCAGCCTGCGCGACGGCGGGCAACGCGATCGGCGAGGCGGCGGCGATCATCCGCCGGGGCGATGCCGATGTGATGATCGCCGGTGGAACCGAGGCAGGGATCGTGCCGCTGGCAATCGCCGGGTTCAACGCGGCCAAAGCGCTCTCCACCCGCAACGACGATCCCGCTGGCGCGTCGCGGCCATTCGACAAGACGCGCGACGGCTTCGTGATGGGCGAGGGCGCGGGCATTCTGATCCTTGAGCGGCTGGAGCACGCGCTGGAGCGCGGCGCGACGATCCTGGCGGAGGTGCTGAGCTACGCCGCGACCGCCGACGCCTATCACATCACCATGCCCGACGAGATCGGCTCCGGCGCTGGCAAAGCGATGCAGCTTGCGCTCAACCATGCCGGGCTGCAACCGGGCGACATCGACTACCTGAACGCGCACGGCACATCCACGCAGGCGAACGACCGCCTGGAAACGCTGGCGATCAAAAATGTCTTTGGCGACGCGGCCTACCGCCTGCCGATCAGCTCCTCCAAGTCGCAGCTTGGGCATCTGCTGGGCGCGGCGGGCGCGGTCGAAGGGATCGTCTCGATCCTGGCGATTCGTGAGGGCCTGCTGCCGGCCACGATCAACTACAGCACGCCCGACCCCGACTGTGACCTCGACTACGTGCCGAACACGCCACGACCTGCCACTATCAGACGAGCTATGTCTAACTCATTCGGCTTTGGCGGTCACAACGTGAGCCTGATCTTTGGCAGCTACGAGCCGTGA
- a CDS encoding sigma factor-like helix-turn-helix DNA-binding protein, which yields MFKGSSQRAKMTPRELLDRLYLRVLGFTYQVLGDAELAAQATESVFVRRDPPMDDLAVWTAAIATVRGYVARGFVVRPLAPQSHSWQAALLRQLAELPPMERALLLLRYHEGLETTELAQILGIPERDVRKQVATARGRLLDLSQK from the coding sequence ATGTTCAAGGGATCGTCGCAGCGCGCGAAGATGACTCCGCGCGAGCTGCTCGACCGGCTTTACCTGCGTGTGCTGGGATTTACCTATCAGGTGTTGGGCGACGCTGAGCTGGCAGCCCAGGCGACCGAAAGCGTGTTTGTCAGGCGCGATCCGCCGATGGATGATCTCGCGGTCTGGACGGCGGCTATCGCTACGGTGCGCGGCTATGTCGCACGCGGATTCGTGGTACGTCCGCTGGCGCCGCAGAGCCATAGCTGGCAGGCGGCGCTGCTGCGACAACTGGCGGAACTGCCGCCGATGGAGCGCGCGCTGCTGCTTTTGCGGTATCATGAAGGCTTGGAGACAACCGAGCTGGCGCAGATCTTGGGGATTCCTGAGCGCGACGTGCGCAAGCAGGTTGCGACCGCTCGCGGGCGGCTGCTCGATCTCTCGCAGAAATGA
- a CDS encoding glycerol-3-phosphate dehydrogenase/oxidase, whose product MSETRERQLARVEQINWDVIVIGGGINGAGIARDAALRGLRTLVVERGDWGGGTTSWSTRLIHGGLRYLEYAEIPLVRESLREREILLRIAPHLVEPLAFVLPVYAGNNFHAIPILRGLRYSLPDMYLAMLGYDILSFDKSLPRYKLYSSARLREVEPGLSPSGLRGGAIYYDGQVTYPERLCLESVLDAVAHGAVALNYVAAGELQHSDGQVRGVELHDTLCGTSVTARGSTIINCAGPWVDQALGELGVTTKRQIGGTKGSHIIVRPFPGAPRRALYIAARDDRRQFFIVPWQGLYLIGTTDTHFEGDLGEVRATADEVAYLLRSTNHTIPDANLSADDVLYTYSGVRPLPYVHAGEAGGITRRHILYDHGRHDGVYGLFSIIGGKITTYRSLAEHAVDAVCRRLGVRVRSRTATTPLPGAAWDNPEAIVRAHGRNLEQRYGLDTATIEQLAQIYGSQSATLLALTDEQPELRRRLPTEQPLIGAQLVYAIQHEQARSLTDVLFRRTMSAYRAGRGLEIADAAAAILGSRFGWSAERIDQEVKQYHATVERLLPQPHHEAVLLEATERSLVGL is encoded by the coding sequence ATGAGCGAGACGCGCGAGCGACAACTGGCACGGGTAGAGCAGATCAACTGGGATGTGATCGTGATCGGCGGCGGGATCAACGGGGCGGGCATTGCGCGCGACGCGGCGCTACGCGGGCTGCGCACGCTGGTCGTCGAGCGCGGCGACTGGGGCGGCGGCACCACGAGCTGGTCGACACGGCTGATCCACGGCGGTCTGCGCTACCTGGAGTACGCCGAGATCCCGCTGGTGCGCGAGTCGCTGCGTGAGCGCGAGATCCTGCTGCGGATCGCGCCGCATCTGGTCGAGCCGCTGGCCTTTGTGCTGCCGGTCTACGCCGGAAACAACTTCCACGCGATCCCGATCCTGCGCGGCCTGCGCTACAGCCTGCCTGATATGTACCTCGCGATGCTGGGCTACGACATCCTCTCCTTCGATAAAAGCCTCCCGCGCTACAAACTTTACAGCAGCGCCAGGCTGCGCGAGGTCGAGCCGGGCTTATCGCCCAGCGGCCTGCGCGGTGGTGCGATCTACTACGACGGTCAGGTGACGTATCCCGAACGACTGTGCCTTGAGTCGGTGCTGGATGCTGTGGCGCACGGCGCGGTAGCGCTCAACTACGTCGCGGCGGGCGAGCTTCAGCACAGCGACGGACAGGTGCGCGGCGTCGAGCTGCACGACACGCTCTGCGGCACAAGCGTGACCGCGCGCGGCAGCACGATCATCAACTGCGCCGGGCCGTGGGTCGATCAGGCGCTCGGTGAGCTGGGCGTGACGACCAAACGGCAGATTGGCGGGACCAAAGGCTCGCATATCATCGTGCGTCCGTTTCCCGGCGCTCCCCGGCGCGCGCTCTACATCGCCGCGCGCGACGATCGGCGGCAATTCTTCATCGTGCCGTGGCAGGGCTTGTACCTGATCGGCACGACCGATACACACTTCGAGGGCGATCTCGGCGAGGTCCGCGCCACCGCCGACGAGGTCGCATACCTGCTGCGCTCGACGAACCACACCATCCCCGACGCCAACCTGAGCGCCGACGACGTGCTCTACACCTACTCCGGCGTGCGTCCGCTGCCCTACGTCCATGCGGGAGAGGCGGGCGGCATCACCCGGCGGCATATTCTGTACGATCACGGCAGGCACGATGGCGTGTACGGGCTATTCTCGATCATCGGCGGCAAAATCACGACGTACCGCAGCCTGGCCGAGCACGCGGTCGACGCCGTATGTCGACGGCTGGGCGTTCGCGTGCGCTCACGAACCGCGACTACGCCGCTGCCGGGCGCGGCCTGGGACAATCCAGAGGCGATCGTACGGGCGCATGGGCGGAATCTTGAGCAGCGCTATGGCCTGGACACTGCGACGATCGAGCAGCTTGCGCAGATCTACGGCTCGCAGAGCGCGACGCTGCTGGCGCTGACGGATGAGCAGCCGGAGCTACGCCGCCGTCTGCCGACTGAGCAGCCGCTGATCGGCGCGCAGCTCGTCTATGCGATACAGCACGAGCAGGCACGATCGCTGACGGATGTGCTCTTCCGCCGCACCATGAGCGCCTATCGCGCCGGACGTGGCCTGGAGATCGCCGACGCTGCCGCCGCGATCCTCGGCAGCCGGTTCGGCTGGAGCGCCGAGCGGATCGACCAAGAAGTTAAGCAGTATCATGCCACGGTCGAGCGGCTGCTGCCACAGCCCCACCACGAGGCGGTGCTGCTCGAAGCGACCGAGCGCTCGTTGGTCGGGTTGTAG
- the rnc gene encoding ribonuclease III, with protein sequence MPSVEKLMSALGVQFQNPDLLQSALTHRSYVHEHYQTSLQPNERLEFLGDSVLNFLTAQFLYQTFPQRGEGELTAMRASLVRTGMLAQFARRLELGGYLKLGKGEEHSGGRNRDNLLADAFEAVIAAIYLDQGMDAANRFLLPFLESEAARIAVHGLQLDDKSRLQERVQSERNQTPRYRTVSAEGPDHNRVFTIEVHAGGDRLGIGVGNSKQAAAQAAARAALEYLDTLAAESNDPDGQPGA encoded by the coding sequence ATGCCTTCGGTTGAAAAATTGATGTCGGCGCTCGGCGTGCAGTTCCAGAACCCCGATCTGCTCCAGAGCGCGCTCACGCATCGCTCCTACGTCCATGAGCACTATCAAACCTCGCTGCAACCGAACGAGCGGCTGGAGTTTCTGGGAGATTCAGTGCTCAATTTCTTGACGGCACAATTTCTGTATCAGACCTTTCCACAGCGCGGCGAGGGCGAGCTAACGGCGATGCGCGCCTCACTGGTGCGCACGGGGATGCTGGCCCAGTTCGCGCGCAGGCTGGAGCTTGGCGGCTATCTCAAGCTGGGCAAGGGCGAGGAGCATAGCGGCGGTCGCAACCGCGATAATCTGCTGGCCGATGCCTTCGAGGCGGTGATCGCGGCGATCTATCTCGATCAGGGCATGGATGCAGCCAATCGCTTTCTGCTGCCGTTTCTCGAATCGGAGGCCGCGCGCATTGCCGTACATGGGCTGCAACTGGACGACAAAAGCCGCCTGCAAGAGCGCGTCCAGTCGGAGCGCAATCAAACGCCGCGCTACCGCACGGTGAGCGCCGAAGGCCCCGATCATAATCGCGTCTTCACGATCGAGGTCCATGCGGGCGGCGATCGGCTCGGCATCGGCGTGGGCAACAGCAAGCAGGCGGCGGCGCAGGCAGCGGCACGCGCGGCGCTCGAATACCTGGATACGCTGGCGGCAGAGAGCAACGATCCCGATGGGCAGCCCGGCGCATGA
- a CDS encoding Mrp/NBP35 family ATP-binding protein, translating into MNIFSRRNTGVSEDAVMRALSTVQEPELGGDLVSRKMIKDVRIEGGRVSIIVDLTTPACPLKDQIQDEVRAAVMQVSGVQEVAVEFTATVRQRPGLFDKASVPGVAHVLAVASGKGGVGKSTVATNLAIALTQEGARVGLLDADVYGPSAPIMLGLKNRQPMVQDNKMVPLEAYGIKTISVGFMVPENQPLIFRGPIISSMLRQFLYEVHWGELDYLVVDLPPGTGDIQLTLAQAIPLSGSVIVTTPQDVAMADVIRGIEMFKKLDVPILGLIENMSYFCCPNCGERSEIFSHGSAARASKQFDVPFLGEIPLSLAIREGGDVGRPAVTSEQPEAYAEAFRDVARNLAGRISVEAFARA; encoded by the coding sequence ATGAATATATTTTCTCGCCGCAACACAGGGGTCAGCGAAGACGCGGTGATGCGCGCGCTCAGCACGGTGCAGGAGCCTGAGCTAGGCGGCGATCTGGTCAGCCGCAAGATGATCAAAGACGTGCGGATCGAAGGCGGTCGTGTCTCGATCATCGTCGATCTGACGACGCCGGCCTGTCCGCTCAAAGATCAGATTCAAGATGAGGTGCGCGCGGCGGTGATGCAGGTCAGCGGCGTGCAGGAGGTGGCGGTCGAGTTTACCGCGACGGTGCGTCAGCGGCCCGGCCTGTTCGACAAAGCCTCGGTGCCCGGCGTGGCGCATGTGCTGGCGGTAGCCTCAGGCAAGGGCGGCGTCGGCAAGAGCACCGTCGCCACCAATCTGGCGATTGCGCTGACGCAGGAGGGCGCTCGGGTTGGCCTGCTCGACGCCGATGTGTACGGCCCGTCGGCTCCGATCATGCTGGGCTTGAAGAACCGGCAGCCGATGGTGCAGGATAACAAGATGGTGCCGCTGGAGGCCTACGGCATCAAAACGATCTCGGTCGGCTTTATGGTGCCTGAGAACCAGCCGCTGATCTTTCGTGGCCCGATCATCTCGTCGATGCTGCGCCAGTTCTTGTACGAGGTCCACTGGGGCGAGCTAGATTATCTGGTGGTCGATCTGCCGCCCGGCACCGGCGATATTCAGCTCACGCTCGCCCAGGCGATCCCGCTCTCCGGCTCGGTGATCGTCACCACGCCGCAGGATGTTGCGATGGCCGACGTAATACGCGGCATCGAGATGTTTAAGAAGCTGGACGTGCCGATCCTGGGCCTGATCGAGAATATGAGCTATTTCTGCTGCCCGAACTGCGGCGAGCGCTCGGAGATTTTCTCACACGGCAGCGCGGCACGCGCCAGCAAGCAGTTTGACGTGCCGTTCCTGGGCGAGATCCCGCTGAGTCTGGCGATTCGTGAGGGCGGCGATGTTGGCAGGCCCGCTGTCACCAGCGAGCAGCCGGAGGCGTACGCCGAGGCGTTCCGCGATGTGGCGCGTAACCTGGCGGGCCGGATCAGCGTTGAAGCGTTTGCGCGGGCTTAG
- a CDS encoding crosslink repair DNA glycosylase YcaQ family protein — translation MSTTHLTLTEAQRIAVAAQALDRQPAAPASKADVLALVRQLGCIQIDTIHVVARSPYLVLWSRLGAYDPAWLDELLYPDRQVFEYWAHAASIIPIEHWPLFRSRMLAYANGDRGWWAEWQSENADVLAHVLAEIRARGPLGAAHFEAPPDHRGGWWEWKPAKRALDSLWSAGELMIERRVNFHRRYELRERLLPDWDDAQMPSEDERRRCLAEIALRAMGLATVRQLADYFRQRQTGLSETLEAFVAEGLAERVQVADWPMPAYVHRSAWERYCGGLPAPEHTTLLSPFDSLIWDRERTRALWGFDYTLECYVPAPKRRYGYFTLPILRRGTLVGRLDAKAERKAGVFRVKALYLEPDVPPDESLVADLARALQACADWHRTPEVTIDRTEPPTLQAPLSAVLRG, via the coding sequence ATGTCCACAACACACCTGACGCTGACCGAGGCGCAGCGGATCGCGGTGGCTGCCCAGGCGCTGGATCGCCAGCCAGCCGCGCCCGCAAGCAAAGCCGATGTGCTGGCGCTCGTCCGGCAGCTTGGCTGTATTCAGATCGACACGATTCATGTGGTGGCGCGCAGCCCCTACCTCGTGCTGTGGAGTCGCCTGGGCGCTTACGATCCGGCCTGGCTGGACGAGCTGCTCTATCCCGACCGGCAGGTCTTTGAATATTGGGCGCATGCCGCCAGTATTATCCCGATCGAGCACTGGCCGCTTTTCCGCAGCCGGATGCTGGCCTATGCCAATGGCGACCGGGGCTGGTGGGCGGAGTGGCAATCCGAGAACGCCGATGTGCTGGCGCATGTGCTGGCCGAGATCCGGGCGCGTGGTCCGCTTGGCGCTGCGCACTTTGAGGCACCGCCGGATCATCGCGGCGGCTGGTGGGAGTGGAAGCCAGCCAAGCGCGCGCTCGACTCGCTCTGGAGCGCTGGCGAGCTGATGATCGAGCGGCGGGTCAACTTCCACCGGCGCTACGAGCTGCGCGAGCGGCTGCTGCCCGATTGGGACGATGCGCAGATGCCGTCTGAGGACGAGCGACGGCGATGCCTGGCCGAGATTGCGCTCCGGGCGATGGGCCTGGCAACGGTTCGTCAGCTTGCCGACTATTTCCGCCAGAGGCAGACCGGATTGAGCGAGACTCTAGAGGCGTTTGTCGCGGAAGGTCTGGCCGAGCGGGTGCAGGTCGCCGATTGGCCGATGCCAGCCTACGTCCATCGCAGCGCCTGGGAGCGCTACTGTGGCGGCCTGCCCGCGCCGGAGCATACCACGCTGCTCTCGCCCTTCGACAGCCTGATCTGGGATCGTGAGCGGACCCGCGCGCTGTGGGGCTTCGACTACACGCTGGAATGCTACGTGCCCGCGCCCAAGCGACGCTACGGCTACTTCACGCTGCCGATTCTGCGTCGCGGCACGCTCGTCGGGCGGCTCGACGCCAAGGCCGAGCGCAAAGCGGGCGTGTTTCGCGTCAAGGCGCTGTATCTTGAGCCCGACGTGCCGCCCGACGAGTCCCTGGTGGCCGACCTGGCGCGGGCGCTGCAAGCCTGTGCCGACTGGCATCGCACGCCGGAGGTCACGATCGATCGGACGGAGCCGCCGACGCTGCAAGCGCCGCTGAGCGCTGTGCTGCGTGGGTGA
- a CDS encoding SDR family oxidoreductase, whose amino-acid sequence MSGTLLITGASGYLGRELARQAHAAGWQVIGTFRRAPLPLAGIQWQQLDVRDRDAVAGCVAAIRPDAIVHTAITEPNDWATNADGAAHVALAARQHHARLVHVSSDAIFSGASGLYDEDAMPEPITPYGAAKAAAETAVKALLPSAAIVRTSLIIGAQPYKHVRMVLDMLTGKRSDALFSDEIRCPVFVGNLAAAVLELTDHDYGGVLNVAGTEALSRYALGRLIARRWGYDPARLRAISTVESGLRRPTDVRLDVRRAQALLRTPLQGATQFIDALTIDDSA is encoded by the coding sequence ATGAGCGGCACGCTGCTGATCACCGGCGCGAGCGGCTACCTTGGCCGTGAGCTGGCTCGTCAGGCACACGCAGCGGGCTGGCAGGTGATCGGAACGTTTCGCCGCGCGCCGCTGCCGCTGGCGGGCATTCAGTGGCAGCAGCTCGACGTACGGGATCGTGATGCGGTCGCCGGGTGTGTTGCCGCTATCCGGCCTGACGCGATCGTCCACACGGCGATCACCGAGCCGAACGACTGGGCTACCAACGCCGACGGCGCGGCGCATGTGGCGCTCGCGGCGCGGCAGCACCACGCGCGGCTGGTGCATGTATCGAGCGATGCGATCTTCAGCGGCGCAAGCGGCCTGTACGATGAAGACGCGATGCCTGAGCCGATCACGCCCTATGGCGCGGCCAAGGCGGCGGCGGAGACGGCGGTGAAGGCGCTCCTGCCGTCGGCGGCGATCGTTCGTACATCGCTGATCATCGGCGCGCAGCCGTACAAGCATGTGCGCATGGTGCTGGATATGCTGACCGGCAAGCGATCCGACGCGCTCTTTAGCGACGAGATTCGTTGCCCGGTCTTTGTCGGCAATCTGGCCGCGGCGGTGCTTGAGCTGACGGACCATGACTACGGCGGCGTGCTCAACGTCGCAGGCACCGAGGCGCTCAGCCGCTATGCGCTTGGCAGGCTGATTGCTCGTCGCTGGGGCTACGATCCCGCGCGGCTGCGCGCGATCTCGACCGTCGAGAGCGGGCTGCGGCGGCCCACCGATGTACGGCTGGATGTTCGCCGCGCGCAAGCGCTGCTGCGCACGCCGCTCCAGGGAGCGACACAATTTATCGACGCTTTGACCATCGATGATTCAGCATAG
- a CDS encoding ribose-phosphate pyrophosphokinase, whose product MSRFDEMRIFSGTGHPALTEAICSYIGVRPSGIHIEKFANDNIFVKLQESVREQDVFIVQSLHSPLSDRIMELLLTIDACRRDSAGRITAVLPYYAYSRTDKRDQPRVPISARLLADMIEVAGASRVLTLDLHAGQIQGFFRIPFDEMSTMHLLLQRVRELELTNATVVAPSLGFAKRARNFAESLGMPLALVERRHDLDEVGSSHLNLLGDVAGRSCVIVDDEVATGKTMLRVAELLKEKGADRLIAATIHPLLCEGAIERFKQCAIEMLITTDSIPHPPDAWSGLQVTSVAPLLGETILRIHKGISVGAMFAEGHAQLGRW is encoded by the coding sequence ATGAGTCGTTTTGACGAAATGCGCATTTTCAGCGGTACGGGCCATCCGGCGCTGACTGAGGCGATCTGCTCGTACATTGGCGTGCGGCCCTCAGGCATTCACATCGAGAAATTTGCCAACGACAACATTTTTGTCAAGCTGCAAGAGAGCGTTCGCGAGCAAGATGTCTTTATTGTGCAATCGCTCCACTCGCCACTAAGCGACCGGATTATGGAGCTGCTGCTGACGATCGACGCATGCAGACGCGACTCGGCGGGCCGGATTACCGCCGTGCTGCCGTACTACGCCTACAGCCGCACCGACAAGCGCGATCAGCCGCGCGTGCCGATCAGCGCCCGGCTGCTGGCCGATATGATCGAGGTGGCGGGCGCGAGCCGCGTGCTGACGCTCGATCTCCACGCCGGTCAGATCCAGGGCTTTTTCCGCATCCCGTTCGATGAGATGAGCACGATGCATCTGCTGCTGCAACGGGTGCGCGAGCTTGAGCTGACCAACGCCACGGTTGTCGCGCCGAGCCTGGGCTTTGCCAAGCGTGCCCGGAACTTCGCCGAATCGCTGGGGATGCCGCTGGCGCTGGTCGAGCGCCGCCACGATCTCGACGAGGTCGGATCAAGCCATCTTAACCTGCTGGGCGATGTCGCCGGTCGGTCCTGTGTGATCGTCGACGACGAGGTGGCGACAGGCAAGACGATGCTGCGGGTCGCGGAATTGCTCAAAGAAAAAGGTGCCGATCGGCTGATCGCGGCGACAATCCATCCGCTGCTGTGCGAGGGTGCGATCGAGCGATTCAAGCAGTGCGCGATCGAGATGCTGATCACGACCGACTCGATCCCGCATCCGCCCGATGCCTGGAGCGGCTTGCAGGTGACATCGGTCGCGCCGCTGCTGGGCGAGACGATCCTGCGCATCCACAAGGGCATCTCGGTCGGCGCGATGTTTGCCGAGGGTCACGCGCAGCTTGGCCGCTGGTAA
- a CDS encoding type II toxin-antitoxin system VapC family toxin, whose protein sequence is MLALCQDQSHTLILSVASVWEMQIKSQLGKLNLDRPLSDIIESQQLINNLELLPVQLAHVLALQYLLPHHKDPFDRLIIAQALVEGMPVISVDATFPLYPVTVLG, encoded by the coding sequence GTGCTTGCACTATGCCAAGATCAGAGTCATACGTTAATTTTGAGTGTTGCAAGCGTATGGGAGATGCAGATCAAGTCGCAGCTTGGCAAGCTGAATCTCGATCGCCCTTTGTCTGATATCATTGAAAGTCAGCAATTGATCAATAATCTTGAGCTACTCCCTGTGCAGTTAGCGCATGTACTCGCGCTACAATATCTTCTACCACATCACAAAGATCCATTCGATCGTCTCATTATTGCCCAAGCGTTGGTAGAGGGTATGCCAGTCATTAGTGTTGATGCTACATTTCCGCTCTATCCTGTCACCGTGCTTGGCTGA
- a CDS encoding VOC family protein has protein sequence MQSHFSHIQFNVQPANMPFYKDLMAFLGWHAIVDNEGMLGVADKRVGSLWFIGQVKPVSNDYDGPGMNHLGLGVASQADVDAVADYLRERGVELLFETPRHRAEFSRSEEHTYYQVMFESPDRILLEVVYIGPKSA, from the coding sequence GTGCAAAGCCACTTCTCGCACATCCAGTTCAACGTCCAGCCAGCAAACATGCCGTTCTACAAAGACTTGATGGCCTTCTTGGGCTGGCATGCCATCGTCGACAACGAGGGAATGCTTGGTGTAGCCGACAAGCGCGTCGGCAGCCTCTGGTTCATCGGCCAGGTCAAGCCCGTCAGCAACGACTACGACGGGCCGGGGATGAACCACCTGGGCCTCGGCGTGGCATCGCAGGCCGATGTCGATGCAGTTGCAGACTACCTCAGGGAGCGAGGCGTGGAGCTGCTCTTTGAGACGCCACGGCACCGCGCGGAGTTTTCCCGAAGCGAGGAGCACACCTACTATCAGGTGATGTTCGAGTCGCCCGATCGTATCCTGCTGGAAGTCGTGTACATCGGGCCGAAGTCGGCATAA